Below is a genomic region from Pseudomonas sp. JQ170C.
GCCCGCTCCTACAACGCAAGGCAAATGGATAAATTCACCCACCCCGCCCCGCCACAATCAACACCCCGATCTGCTCAGCCAACCCCAGCACCTGCAGATACGCCGCACTGTCCGCCACCAGACTGCGCCCCGCCCCCTGCCGCACCAGCGGCCCAACCCGATCCCCGAACAACATCAACGCCCGCGCACTGTCATCCTGGCGCGAAGTCCAGCACAGCCCCTGCACCTGCGCACATTGCCGGTGAATCGCCTCGGCCCACAGCCGGGTCAGCGGATACTGATCCTTTTCGGTATCGATCAACAGCTTGCGCGGCACCCCCAGCTTGCGCAGGGCCTTGCTGCCCAAATCCACCAGCAACAAATCCTGCCCACAATGCAGCAGCGAGTGTTGCTGACCAGCCAGCTTGCCCTTGTCATAGGTTTTGAACCCGGCGGCAAAAGGCACGTCATGAAACACCGTCTCCATCGCCGCACAATCGAAACTGGTGCCACCGTACAGCGTCGGAATCGGCTGCCCATGCACATCACGGATCGGACTGAAACGCGCATTCCCCTGAAGGCCTGGATTGAACTGATCAGCGCCATAGCACTCAAGGTGTACCCGATGAATCGGCGTTCCGGCCGCCCAGATCAGGGTCGATAGCTGCAGCCGGTCTGGCGGCTGCGGCGTATCAGCCATGGGCGACTACCTGCAACTCGTCCTCGGCGGCGGCAAGTACCCGGTCAGGCTCCCGGGCCAGCAGGTCCAGCGGACGCTGCCCGCCCAGAAAACTGTTGGCCGACATGAACCAGTACGCCAGGCCCCAGCTGTCCTTATGCTCGCCAAACCGCTCCAGCACCGGCGCCATGGCCTTCAGCGGCCGGTACCCGCCGGCAGCATCCAGACCATAGGCCGGAAAGTAGTCCACGCCATGGTGGCGCAAGGCAAAGATCGCCCCTTCACGCTTCCATTTGTTCGGTTGGGCGCTGGGGTTGCTCGGGCTGAAGCCGGCAAGCCCGGCAATCTGCGCCGCGGTCAGCCACTCGCCGCTCTCCAGCACCGCGGTGCGCGCCTGGGCCAGCATCGCGGCCTCCTTGAGCGCGGTGGGCGTGGGCGGCACCTTGGGTACCAGGGCCTCGACAATGGACTCCAGCGCCTGCCGGTGCTGGCGGCCGACCAGGTCCTTGACGAACCCGGCAATGCTGGCAAAGGTTTCGGCAATGGCATCGGCCTCGCGCGGGCTGGCCTGGGCCAGGGCCACGGCGACGACTTTTTCGGCTTCGCGCAGACGCTGTTGTTGAGGGTCGGTCCGGCGGCTCATGGGACCTCCTTTGGATTAGATCGGATAGACATATTTCATACTAATCCAGATCATCGGCCACAGCCAACCACACCGGCCTGCGCCGACGACCGGCGCGCAAATCCTGTGGGCCGTCTTACACTTGGGGGAGTGTCTTCCCCCTGCGTGCATGGAGCGCAACACAATGCCAAGCCTGGATTTTCTCATTACCTCCCTGATCGTCGTGCTGATCCCCGGTAGCGGTGTGATCCTGACCATCTCCACCGCCCTGGTGGCGGGCAAGCGCGCCAGCCTGTACACGGCGCTCGGTTGCACCGCCGGGA
It encodes:
- a CDS encoding RES family NAD+ phosphorylase; translated protein: MADTPQPPDRLQLSTLIWAAGTPIHRVHLECYGADQFNPGLQGNARFSPIRDVHGQPIPTLYGGTSFDCAAMETVFHDVPFAAGFKTYDKGKLAGQQHSLLHCGQDLLLVDLGSKALRKLGVPRKLLIDTEKDQYPLTRLWAEAIHRQCAQVQGLCWTSRQDDSARALMLFGDRVGPLVRQGAGRSLVADSAAYLQVLGLAEQIGVLIVAGRGG